In one window of Reinekea forsetii DNA:
- a CDS encoding substrate-binding protein has product MTDKKSENITKPASGWSRRDILKASSVGAIGAATPMFYTPNAWAAKTNSNYPVMGSEVVFGFNVPQTGAYADEGADELRAYKLAVEHLNNGGGMLETLKPSKLTGNGVLGKKVTYVTGDTQTNADASRTSARRMIERDKVIMVTGGSSSGIAIAQQYLCNELGVIFMCGLTHSNDTTGKDKQRYGFRHFFNAHMTGKALSPVLSKEYGKDRRTFHLTADYSWGHTQQESMQEFTEKEGWSTAGNILTPLKTTDFSQYLSQVLNSDADVLILNHYGANMVNSLTNAVNFGMRDMQKNGKNLEIVVPLYSRLMAKGAGSANIDGVLGTSGWNWALEDEGSKVFVKAFTDEYGFPPSQAAHTCYVQTLLYANACEMAGTFYPPEVIKALEDFQFTGAGNGPTLYRGEDHQCIKDILVMQGKSPSARTSDFDYLKIIDTVSAKTVDYDPAIFGGDLGPV; this is encoded by the coding sequence ATGACCGACAAGAAATCAGAGAACATCACCAAGCCCGCTTCTGGATGGTCCCGTCGCGATATACTCAAGGCCAGCTCCGTTGGCGCCATTGGTGCAGCAACGCCAATGTTTTATACTCCCAATGCATGGGCCGCCAAAACAAACAGTAACTATCCAGTAATGGGCAGTGAAGTCGTCTTCGGTTTTAACGTGCCGCAAACAGGCGCCTACGCCGACGAGGGCGCCGATGAATTGCGTGCCTACAAGCTGGCGGTTGAACACCTAAACAACGGTGGTGGCATGCTCGAAACCCTGAAGCCAAGCAAGTTAACCGGCAATGGCGTTTTGGGTAAAAAAGTTACCTACGTAACCGGTGATACTCAAACCAACGCAGACGCGTCGCGGACTTCTGCCCGCCGCATGATCGAGCGTGACAAGGTCATTATGGTTACCGGTGGTTCCTCTTCGGGTATCGCCATTGCACAGCAGTATTTGTGTAACGAATTAGGCGTTATTTTTATGTGTGGTTTGACGCACTCAAACGACACCACGGGTAAGGACAAGCAGCGTTACGGTTTCCGTCATTTCTTTAACGCTCACATGACCGGCAAAGCTTTGTCGCCAGTGTTGAGCAAAGAATACGGTAAAGACCGTCGCACTTTCCACCTAACCGCTGACTATTCTTGGGGCCATACCCAGCAAGAGTCTATGCAGGAATTCACCGAGAAAGAAGGTTGGTCAACTGCAGGTAACATCCTGACGCCGTTGAAGACGACCGACTTCTCTCAGTATCTGTCGCAAGTACTAAACTCCGATGCAGACGTGTTGATCCTCAACCACTACGGCGCAAACATGGTTAACTCGCTTACCAATGCGGTTAACTTCGGTATGCGTGACATGCAGAAGAACGGCAAAAACTTAGAAATCGTTGTGCCTTTGTATAGCCGTTTGATGGCCAAAGGTGCAGGTTCTGCCAACATCGACGGTGTATTAGGCACCTCGGGTTGGAACTGGGCGCTAGAAGACGAAGGTTCTAAGGTATTTGTCAAGGCCTTTACCGATGAGTATGGCTTCCCACCTTCCCAGGCAGCTCACACCTGTTATGTGCAGACTCTTCTGTATGCCAACGCGTGTGAAATGGCGGGAACTTTCTACCCACCAGAGGTGATTAAAGCCCTAGAAGACTTTCAATTCACCGGTGCCGGTAACGGTCCTACGCTTTATCGTGGCGAAGATCACCAGTGTATTAAAGACATCTTGGTTATGCAGGGTAAATCACCTTCTGCGCGAACCAGTGACTTTGACTATCTGAAGATCATCGATACGGTTTCTGCCAAGACTGTTGACTATGACCCAGCCATCTTTGGTGGTGATTTAGGTCCAGTCTAG
- a CDS encoding branched-chain amino acid ABC transporter permease codes for MDMTLNAFTLSILTGLQLGSIYVLIALGLTLIFGTLGVVNFAHGALYLIAIYLAVSINNSLGFGFALVLVPPILFIIGVLLERGLIKRFYDRPHTDQILVTFGLAIVLQELLKWVFGANNIPFSIPSWGNGIIMLHEYLPFLDGFVVYPKWRMILVVVAIVTVAAVFALLHLTRFGLVIRAGMRDAEMLQFLGVNINRRFMLVFGLGAMIAGIAGVFGGPVTQVSPEVGMRLLVPSFLIVVIGGMGSLGGAVLAGILIGMAQSFTAPYIYLNTIIIYVITVIILLVRPRGLLGAKGVFE; via the coding sequence ATGGATATGACCCTCAACGCCTTTACCCTCTCAATCTTAACCGGCCTGCAGCTGGGATCCATTTACGTGCTAATCGCTCTTGGACTAACACTGATTTTTGGCACCTTGGGTGTAGTAAATTTCGCCCACGGAGCTCTGTACCTTATCGCTATCTATTTAGCCGTAAGTATCAATAATTCACTGGGCTTTGGCTTTGCGCTTGTTTTGGTACCGCCAATTCTATTTATAATCGGGGTACTCTTGGAACGCGGTTTAATTAAACGTTTTTACGACCGACCGCACACCGATCAGATTTTGGTAACCTTTGGCTTGGCAATCGTGTTGCAAGAATTATTAAAGTGGGTATTTGGTGCCAACAATATTCCCTTTTCCATCCCCAGCTGGGGCAATGGAATTATAATGTTGCATGAATACCTACCCTTCCTAGACGGATTTGTTGTCTACCCTAAGTGGCGCATGATCTTAGTCGTGGTGGCCATCGTTACGGTAGCGGCCGTATTCGCTCTATTACATCTAACTCGTTTCGGACTGGTTATTCGGGCCGGCATGCGCGATGCAGAAATGCTTCAGTTCTTGGGGGTTAATATTAACCGCCGTTTTATGTTGGTGTTTGGCTTAGGTGCGATGATTGCCGGTATCGCGGGCGTGTTCGGCGGCCCCGTGACACAGGTATCGCCAGAGGTCGGCATGAGATTACTGGTGCCGTCCTTCTTGATTGTGGTTATCGGGGGCATGGGTTCCCTAGGTGGTGCGGTATTGGCTGGTATTTTGATCGGTATGGCTCAGAGCTTTACGGCCCCGTATATCTACCTCAATACCATTATTATCTACGTAATTACCGTTATCATCTTATTGGTCCGTCCGCGTGGTTTATTGGGTGCCAAAGGAGTATTTGAATAA
- a CDS encoding branched-chain amino acid ABC transporter permease → MNNEKSFWQYNKAVLVFSAVALTMPFWFPFLGGYSGLDTKIMIFCIFLVGFDILLGFTGYLSFGHAAFFGTSAYITGIMLKNYSDNIIPAMIVAVAATSVIALIIGLLTLKRTGIYFSILTLAFAEMFDSMAMSMLQRWTGGENGLTGLPTPMLFSMEMKGDNIFYFCTLIAIVLFYAAKRIERSPVGLMMKAIKSNQVRLEYTGISALKYKLLAFVLSAVYAAIAGSLMVVYEPFVGHEFLGWHQSGEVVIMSVIGGVGTLIGPMLGAAFMLYFENVLSVSLGEQWLLVLGVIFMAVVIFMPGGFMEAVARLKKRFFTNGDAE, encoded by the coding sequence ATGAATAATGAAAAAAGCTTTTGGCAATATAACAAGGCCGTTTTGGTGTTTTCCGCAGTAGCCCTCACGATGCCTTTCTGGTTCCCGTTCTTAGGTGGCTATTCTGGCTTAGATACAAAGATTATGATCTTTTGTATTTTTCTAGTCGGCTTCGATATCCTATTAGGCTTTACCGGCTATCTATCTTTTGGCCATGCAGCCTTCTTTGGCACATCTGCCTATATAACCGGCATCATGCTGAAGAATTATTCCGACAATATCATTCCAGCCATGATCGTAGCGGTAGCGGCAACAAGCGTTATTGCCTTAATCATCGGATTATTGACGCTCAAAAGAACCGGAATCTATTTTTCCATTCTCACTCTAGCCTTCGCCGAGATGTTTGATTCCATGGCGATGTCGATGTTGCAACGCTGGACCGGTGGTGAAAACGGGCTAACCGGTCTGCCGACACCAATGTTGTTTAGCATGGAAATGAAGGGCGATAATATATTCTACTTCTGTACCCTGATCGCCATTGTCCTGTTTTATGCTGCCAAGCGCATTGAACGCTCGCCTGTGGGCCTGATGATGAAAGCCATTAAGAGTAACCAAGTTCGTTTGGAATACACCGGCATCAGCGCCCTAAAGTATAAGCTCTTAGCCTTTGTGCTGAGCGCAGTGTATGCCGCGATCGCGGGATCACTGATGGTGGTTTACGAGCCATTTGTTGGTCACGAATTCCTCGGTTGGCATCAGTCGGGTGAAGTGGTCATTATGTCGGTTATCGGCGGTGTCGGTACGCTGATCGGACCCATGCTCGGTGCGGCCTTTATGCTGTACTTTGAAAACGTCTTATCGGTCAGCTTGGGTGAACAATGGTTATTGGTCCTAGGGGTCATCTTTATGGCCGTGGTTATCTTCATGCCCGGTGGTTTTATGGAAGCCGTTGCCCGCCTAAAGAAACGTTTTTTCACCAACGGCGACGCCGAATAG
- a CDS encoding ABC transporter ATP-binding protein yields the protein MAILDIHQVSLSFGGLKALQNVNLKIQRGTTHALIGPNGAGKSTLLNVLTGMLKPDDGSVMFDGKPLLDVNAHDITQLGIAKVFQTPAIFPEMTVLQNVTIPVFAARDGVFNFNLFEGRKKQRPLIEFAEQQLCELGLENHMHMLAGSLSRGDKRRLEMAICLANKPRLLLLDEPTAGMARHETEKTIELLQSMNDGITKVIVEHDMNVVFSLADTISVLSQGQIIAEGAPADIKGNPKVIEAYLGEAQV from the coding sequence ATGGCTATACTAGACATACATCAAGTGTCCTTAAGTTTTGGCGGTTTAAAAGCCTTACAAAACGTTAATTTAAAAATTCAACGCGGTACAACCCATGCTTTGATCGGACCGAATGGCGCCGGTAAGTCGACCTTACTTAATGTGTTGACGGGCATGTTGAAGCCCGATGATGGTTCGGTTATGTTCGACGGTAAGCCATTGCTTGATGTCAACGCGCACGATATTACTCAACTGGGTATCGCTAAGGTATTCCAAACACCGGCTATTTTTCCGGAAATGACGGTATTGCAAAATGTCACCATTCCAGTGTTTGCCGCCAGAGACGGTGTTTTTAACTTTAATCTGTTCGAGGGCCGTAAGAAGCAACGTCCGCTGATTGAATTTGCCGAGCAGCAACTGTGCGAGTTGGGTTTAGAAAATCATATGCATATGCTAGCGGGCAGCCTGTCACGCGGTGATAAGCGGCGGTTAGAAATGGCCATCTGTTTGGCCAATAAACCACGGCTGTTATTGCTCGATGAGCCGACTGCAGGCATGGCGCGCCATGAAACTGAAAAAACCATTGAGTTGCTGCAAAGTATGAACGACGGCATCACCAAAGTCATCGTTGAACATGATATGAACGTGGTTTTCTCGCTTGCCGATACGATTTCGGTCTTATCGCAAGGTCAAATAATTGCCGAAGGTGCACCCGCTGATATTAAGGGTAACCCTAAAGTCATCGAAGCCTACCTCGGCGAAGCACAGGTTTAA
- a CDS encoding ABC transporter ATP-binding protein: MSSTDQAPKSFFSCHDLKAYYGESYVVQGLSFDIPEGDIVALLGRNGAGKTSTLRTIARAKQPALATGDIWLNGQAIHSMKPFEAARAGIQLVCEDRRIIPGVTVEENIILAQIAEPLGWSIEKIFGHFPKLQERRKQEASTLSGGEQQMLALARALARDVKLLLLDEPYEGLAPVIVQEIERMLLEIKKMGITTIIVEQNAVAALKLADHAIIMDSGVIVFTGTAQEVLENQALREEYLAI; encoded by the coding sequence ATGTCATCAACTGATCAAGCTCCGAAGTCGTTCTTTTCTTGCCACGACCTCAAGGCCTATTATGGCGAAAGCTATGTGGTCCAGGGTCTCTCTTTTGATATTCCAGAAGGCGATATCGTTGCCTTATTAGGCCGTAACGGTGCGGGTAAAACCTCGACGCTGCGGACCATTGCCCGGGCCAAACAGCCTGCGCTGGCGACGGGCGATATCTGGCTGAATGGCCAAGCCATTCATTCGATGAAACCCTTTGAAGCCGCCCGCGCTGGGATCCAATTGGTCTGTGAGGACCGACGCATTATTCCCGGCGTTACCGTTGAAGAAAACATTATTTTGGCGCAGATTGCCGAACCATTGGGCTGGTCGATTGAGAAGATTTTCGGCCATTTCCCGAAACTGCAGGAGCGGCGTAAGCAAGAAGCGTCTACCCTGTCAGGCGGTGAGCAACAGATGCTTGCGCTCGCCCGAGCCTTAGCGCGGGACGTCAAGCTACTGCTGCTTGATGAGCCCTATGAAGGATTGGCGCCGGTGATTGTGCAAGAAATTGAGCGCATGCTGCTGGAAATTAAGAAAATGGGTATCACCACCATTATCGTCGAGCAGAATGCGGTGGCAGCCCTTAAACTGGCCGACCACGCCATTATTATGGATTCCGGTGTTATCGTCTTTACCGGTACGGCGCAAGAAGTGCTGGAGAACCAAGCATTGCGTGAAGAGTACCTCGCAATCTAA
- a CDS encoding carbohydrate binding domain-containing protein encodes MKTSLLFALSLLFAGGPCANGLERIPWAWEDHNGDHVWNYSHTNDNFQSYNPWGNIPLTADAYEGHSALFLRYLNVDQTDNFAQAFGFATIPTANANSGTEPTYDQEYLDGKDLRYIDALEFFIKGSSGANRSALSVSISSPNGHSSRNALLKDYVQISDAWQRVVVPMADFMPAFNNFDRFQLWNVNEVVFRVDQNDNNVPFEVTLDNISFLRYPEVAEFKWAYEETNVIPSLNLNGAWNYSWSRWDEGSVYIPANDWHDLKTSLTEAYQGQSSLEVRYEHLHGGYIDLYLSTHPNGQGVEPSSFYERDLPKDLSAYNTLRFFIKTGDQGYFNGDITLDLIETPFRNANPVKLSDYLFDWALDDWTEVRIPLADLTAATSDLRRIKEIWIRFNDNASPSSGVFYLDNIGFINVVEQGVAMEAKRHWWLSDTLGNGEYNYSTTAMADGSRINVANQWQDVVIGSFFTGPYGEYEVSAIDLQFSHNGSGYAAANLTTSVENTGVEPTGFVDRDFGKSVANLNTYLTFRGQVHGEPGLKVRLVDIWGHVSKAVAPSTYRLRYARYMASYYIPTYVFDTPGFNFHEVKAIQFFVDQEVPAGEIGYKIFGLQFARY; translated from the coding sequence ATGAAAACCTCCCTACTCTTCGCTCTCTCCTTATTGTTTGCCGGTGGGCCCTGCGCCAATGGCCTTGAACGCATCCCCTGGGCATGGGAAGACCATAATGGTGATCACGTTTGGAACTACAGCCATACCAACGACAATTTTCAATCGTACAACCCCTGGGGTAATATCCCCCTTACCGCGGATGCCTATGAGGGCCACAGCGCACTCTTTTTAAGATACCTGAATGTCGATCAGACCGATAACTTTGCCCAGGCGTTTGGCTTTGCCACCATACCCACGGCAAATGCCAATAGCGGTACCGAGCCGACCTACGATCAAGAATATCTCGATGGCAAAGACTTGAGGTATATCGACGCCTTAGAATTTTTTATAAAGGGCAGTTCGGGCGCAAATCGATCCGCACTCTCAGTTAGTATCAGTTCACCCAATGGCCATAGTTCAAGGAATGCACTGCTAAAAGACTACGTCCAAATTTCCGATGCATGGCAGCGCGTGGTCGTTCCCATGGCTGACTTTATGCCAGCCTTTAATAACTTTGATCGTTTTCAACTGTGGAATGTCAACGAGGTGGTGTTTCGGGTCGATCAGAACGACAACAATGTGCCGTTTGAGGTCACGCTTGATAACATTAGTTTTTTGCGTTACCCCGAGGTTGCCGAATTCAAATGGGCGTACGAAGAAACTAACGTCATACCCAGCCTCAACCTCAACGGCGCCTGGAATTACAGCTGGTCCCGATGGGATGAGGGCAGCGTCTATATCCCGGCCAATGACTGGCACGATCTAAAAACCAGCCTAACAGAGGCCTACCAAGGTCAGAGTTCATTGGAAGTTCGCTATGAGCATCTCCATGGCGGCTATATCGATCTCTATCTGTCGACCCACCCCAATGGCCAAGGAGTTGAACCCAGTAGTTTTTATGAACGAGACTTACCGAAGGATCTATCCGCTTACAACACCTTGCGTTTCTTTATCAAAACTGGCGACCAAGGCTATTTTAATGGCGATATCACGCTCGATCTGATCGAAACGCCGTTCCGCAATGCCAATCCGGTCAAGTTGTCGGACTACCTATTCGATTGGGCCCTAGACGACTGGACCGAAGTCCGGATTCCACTGGCCGACCTGACGGCGGCGACGAGTGATCTGCGGCGCATTAAAGAGATCTGGATTCGCTTCAACGACAATGCCAGCCCATCCTCGGGGGTGTTTTACCTCGATAACATCGGCTTTATCAATGTCGTCGAACAGGGGGTGGCCATGGAGGCTAAACGTCATTGGTGGCTGAGCGATACCTTGGGTAACGGCGAATATAATTACAGCACCACGGCGATGGCCGATGGCTCGCGCATAAACGTTGCTAACCAATGGCAGGATGTGGTGATTGGTTCGTTCTTCACCGGCCCCTATGGTGAATATGAAGTATCCGCGATAGACCTGCAGTTCAGCCACAATGGTTCGGGCTACGCGGCGGCCAACCTAACCACATCGGTTGAAAATACCGGTGTTGAACCCACCGGCTTTGTTGATCGAGATTTCGGCAAGTCGGTGGCTAACCTCAATACCTACTTGACCTTCCGCGGCCAGGTCCATGGCGAACCTGGCCTGAAGGTGCGTTTGGTCGATATCTGGGGCCATGTCTCCAAGGCCGTTGCCCCCTCGACGTATCGATTACGCTATGCCCGCTACATGGCGTCTTACTATATCCCAACCTATGTCTTCGATACGCCGGGCTTTAATTTCCATGAAGTTAAGGCGATCCAGTTCTTTGTCGACCAAGAGGTGCCTGCGGGTGAGATTGGTTATAAGATATTTGGGCTGCAATTCGCACGCTACTAA
- a CDS encoding glutaredoxin family protein: MFLARWILGAIILLVERLYSPKPVQRDNDTQAAVDNETAQLTLYQYKACPFCVKVRMAMKRQSLSIETRDAKRSDSAKAELLAGGGVLKVPCLKIVDPQGATSWLYESSDIIVYLNDRFSPNVA; this comes from the coding sequence ATGTTTCTAGCACGTTGGATCTTAGGCGCGATCATCTTATTGGTAGAACGGCTATACAGCCCAAAGCCTGTGCAGCGCGATAACGACACCCAGGCCGCTGTTGATAACGAGACCGCCCAGCTGACTCTATACCAATACAAGGCTTGTCCTTTTTGCGTCAAGGTTCGTATGGCCATGAAGCGCCAGTCGCTGAGCATAGAGACTCGCGACGCCAAACGCAGTGACAGCGCCAAGGCCGAATTGCTGGCAGGTGGCGGTGTTCTGAAGGTCCCCTGTTTGAAAATTGTCGACCCGCAAGGCGCTACCAGCTGGCTGTACGAATCGTCCGATATTATTGTCTATCTTAATGACCGTTTTAGCCCCAACGTCGCCTAA
- a CDS encoding CsgG/HfaB family protein, which produces MLHRTLIVAGALLLAGCVTAPVTLTGVEPGYTSEQMRAAQQAMAPQRLALKRKVAVGRLSNETTYGKGLLSNSPVDKMAEKVADMFVQGLANSGNYLVFERPDVELLQGESDLSGTALDLVGVDTLIVGSLTEFGRATTGKAGFFSSSKKQEASATIDLRLVDVRTGQVLHSITGSGVASIEDQNTMGFGAVAGYDGSINDQAIGAAVNAAVGKLDLWMLQSAWTSDILAVEDGLIFISGGLSQGIKGGQHFHILTKGKEVKSTTTGTVITLPGKQVAEIEVISSFGETELAEGSITQLVSGSIEGLAIDTLQVKEIQ; this is translated from the coding sequence ATGCTCCATAGAACTTTGATAGTCGCTGGTGCCTTACTTTTAGCGGGCTGTGTGACAGCCCCCGTGACCCTAACCGGTGTTGAACCCGGTTACACAAGCGAGCAAATGCGCGCAGCGCAACAGGCCATGGCCCCCCAGCGGCTTGCGCTAAAGCGTAAAGTGGCGGTTGGTCGCCTGTCTAATGAAACCACCTACGGCAAGGGACTATTGTCGAACTCACCGGTTGATAAGATGGCCGAGAAAGTAGCCGATATGTTTGTTCAGGGCCTGGCCAATAGCGGCAATTATTTGGTCTTCGAGCGTCCCGACGTTGAACTTTTACAGGGCGAGTCCGATCTGTCCGGCACGGCGTTGGACCTAGTTGGGGTTGATACCCTGATTGTCGGTTCACTAACGGAGTTTGGCCGGGCCACCACGGGTAAGGCCGGTTTTTTTTCCTCTAGTAAAAAACAAGAGGCCAGTGCCACCATCGATCTGCGTCTGGTCGATGTGCGTACCGGGCAGGTGTTGCATTCTATTACCGGCAGCGGTGTAGCCTCCATTGAAGATCAAAACACCATGGGCTTTGGCGCGGTTGCCGGCTACGACGGCAGTATTAACGACCAGGCAATTGGCGCTGCGGTGAATGCCGCGGTTGGCAAATTGGACCTATGGATGCTGCAATCAGCCTGGACATCGGACATCTTAGCCGTTGAAGACGGGTTGATTTTTATCAGTGGTGGCCTGTCACAGGGCATTAAAGGCGGCCAACATTTCCACATTCTGACCAAGGGTAAAGAGGTTAAATCAACTACCACGGGCACTGTGATCACCTTGCCCGGCAAGCAGGTCGCGGAGATCGAGGTGATCTCGTCTTTCGGTGAGACCGAACTCGCGGAGGGCTCGATTACCCAGCTGGTATCAGGTTCCATTGAGGGCCTGGCCATTGACACGTTGCAAGTGAAGGAGATCCAGTGA
- a CDS encoding DUF4810 domain-containing protein: MRALLSILVLAGLLSGCATQGLYDWGDYEADLFDYYHQPGDKERVIENLVQHLDRMAAQGRKPAPGLLAEAGTYYLLAGDAATAVDFYRQEAAAWPESRPMMATLITNLEAK; the protein is encoded by the coding sequence ATGCGAGCGTTGCTGTCGATCCTAGTACTTGCCGGGTTGCTATCAGGTTGTGCGACCCAAGGGCTCTATGATTGGGGCGATTATGAGGCGGACCTGTTCGACTACTACCACCAACCCGGTGATAAAGAGCGGGTCATCGAAAACCTGGTACAGCATCTTGACCGTATGGCCGCGCAGGGTCGAAAGCCGGCGCCCGGTTTGCTGGCCGAGGCGGGCACCTACTATCTGTTGGCAGGCGATGCCGCAACGGCGGTAGATTTTTATCGTCAAGAAGCGGCGGCCTGGCCTGAAAGTCGGCCCATGATGGCGACCCTGATCACTAACTTGGAGGCCAAATAG
- a CDS encoding DUF799 domain-containing protein: MDYRAMAVVVGFSLLVSGCAVTQVQVDTLADFHQSRPKSILIVPVVNKSIDVMASTSVLTTLPRQLAEKGYYVFPVNTVKALLEFEGLTDPQEVHNIPPADLAALFHSDAMLYVTIHRWTSKYVVLATKTEVDFEYRLVAADGTLLWAERENLSYSPRSDRSGNPLTDLLVMALESAVERVAPNYLPLTREANTNVFWNMHRPFPPGPYAPNYVTYYQMVAPAKLD; this comes from the coding sequence ATGGATTATCGTGCTATGGCCGTTGTCGTCGGCTTCAGCCTTCTTGTGAGTGGCTGCGCGGTGACACAGGTGCAGGTCGATACCTTGGCCGACTTTCATCAGAGCCGGCCCAAATCGATACTCATTGTACCGGTGGTCAATAAATCCATTGATGTGATGGCCAGCACCTCGGTGTTAACGACCCTGCCGCGCCAATTGGCCGAAAAGGGCTACTACGTCTTTCCGGTGAACACCGTGAAGGCCCTGTTGGAATTTGAAGGGCTGACCGACCCGCAAGAGGTGCATAATATACCGCCGGCCGACTTGGCGGCCCTGTTCCACTCTGACGCCATGCTCTATGTCACGATTCACCGTTGGACCTCAAAATACGTGGTGTTGGCGACCAAGACCGAAGTCGATTTCGAATATCGATTGGTTGCGGCCGACGGCACGCTGTTGTGGGCCGAACGGGAGAATCTGAGTTACAGCCCGCGGAGTGACCGTAGCGGCAACCCACTCACCGATTTGCTGGTGATGGCTCTGGAGTCCGCGGTAGAGCGGGTCGCACCAAACTATTTGCCGTTAACCCGTGAAGCCAATACCAATGTCTTTTGGAATATGCATCGACCCTTTCCGCCGGGGCCCTACGCCCCTAATTACGTGACCTACTATCAGATGGTAGCGCCGGCAAAGCTGGATTAG
- a CDS encoding LacI family DNA-binding transcriptional regulator, whose translation MERATIADVAAEAGVSVSTVNRILGGKAQVRNSTMQKVQSAAERIGYYGLGAIAYRLTEATPTYRLGFLLQQSHRPLYQLLNAKIIQACHQRQTDIVNPLIDFVDQLTPENIARRLIALGRECDAVALIAADHPLVGNAIRELKAMGKPVVTYITDQSSTDRAAYVGTDNWMLGRTAGYLMTRMAHREGSIAVLIGNHRYQCQDIADASFRSYVREHAPHLIVQESRPTHEVPDQAYRMVRDQLANSSELVGILIVGGGISGVLRALREVPEERRKKILLICRDTGPETRRGLGEELITASLCHPVDATSELLIDTMIEVIGNGNLDAPLYKTIPFEILTPMNI comes from the coding sequence ATGGAAAGAGCGACCATCGCCGATGTCGCCGCAGAGGCTGGCGTCTCCGTTTCAACGGTCAACCGCATTCTCGGTGGCAAGGCCCAGGTGCGGAACAGCACCATGCAGAAGGTTCAGAGCGCCGCAGAGCGCATCGGCTATTATGGTCTGGGCGCCATCGCATACCGTTTGACCGAAGCGACCCCGACTTATCGACTGGGCTTCCTGCTGCAACAGTCCCATCGGCCCCTATATCAGCTGCTTAATGCGAAAATAATTCAAGCCTGCCATCAGCGGCAAACGGACATTGTGAACCCGCTGATCGATTTTGTTGATCAATTGACGCCGGAAAATATCGCCCGCCGCCTGATTGCTCTGGGCCGGGAATGCGATGCTGTCGCACTGATCGCCGCCGATCATCCGCTGGTCGGCAATGCCATTCGTGAACTCAAAGCCATGGGAAAACCGGTGGTCACCTATATCACCGATCAGTCCTCAACGGACCGGGCGGCCTATGTCGGCACCGATAATTGGATGTTGGGCCGCACGGCCGGGTATCTGATGACGCGCATGGCACACCGCGAAGGCAGCATTGCGGTATTGATCGGCAATCATCGCTACCAATGCCAGGATATAGCCGATGCCAGTTTCCGCTCCTATGTCCGCGAACACGCGCCGCACCTAATAGTGCAAGAAAGTCGTCCGACCCACGAAGTGCCGGACCAGGCCTATCGCATGGTGCGCGATCAACTGGCCAACAGCAGTGAATTGGTGGGCATTCTTATTGTCGGCGGGGGTATCTCGGGCGTACTGCGCGCGCTGCGCGAAGTGCCTGAGGAACGGCGCAAGAAAATACTGCTCATTTGCCGGGATACCGGACCGGAAACCCGGCGAGGACTGGGCGAGGAGCTGATCACCGCATCCTTGTGCCACCCAGTAGACGCCACCTCCGAGCTACTAATTGACACCATGATTGAAGTGATCGGTAACGGAAATCTGGATGCGCCGCTCTACAAGACCATTCCATTTGAGATCTTGACACCGATGAATATCTGA